A stretch of Xenopus laevis strain J_2021 chromosome 8S, Xenopus_laevis_v10.1, whole genome shotgun sequence DNA encodes these proteins:
- the LOC108719078 gene encoding uncharacterized protein K02A2.6-like, with product MQRWALFLAGYDYDIEFKRTATQANADGLSRLPLPDQDSSEENSEYVNIHQIDCLPLTCKMIENETKRDPTLACVYEATLKGWKYTDKAPLIPYYSHRHELTIHEGCVMWGVRVVIPTKLQSRVLDELHEGHLGIVKMKSLARSFVWWPGIDQQIEQLANKCIGCQEVQSMPQPAPVHLWEWPSAPWQRIHIDFAGPFLGLMFFIIVDAHSKWPEVFCMKSTSTSYTIDILRTLFARTGIPEHIVSDNGPQFISEEFQLFMKRNGIKHSTSNPYHPATNGLAERFVQTMKQSLRSMAHDSGSLQHKLARFLLSYRNSIHTTTSCTPAMLFMGRNLRLDLLKPDLNRHVRNHQFKIRGGERRTLRQLSVGQTVLARNYRGPNKWLRAIVTAQRGPCSYTVKVAGNLYWRRHIDQLRNTAVTTEQNQTQSLVGIPYTNGVPLEPQIVTSPEVTTLASPTEMESTYSEASVVPDCSEHQFPSIEEGNISRRYPQREHRPPDRLNL from the coding sequence ATGCAGCGCTGGGCTTTGTTTCTTGCTGGTTATGACTATGATATTGAGTTCAAGAGGACAGCTACACAAGCAAATGCAGATGGACTGTCACGTCTGCCACTACCAGATCAAGACAGTTCTGAGGAAAATTCTGAATATGTTAATATACATCAGATTGATTGTCTTCCTCTAACCTGTAAAATGATTGAGAATGAAACCAAAAGAGATCCCACTCTAGCATGTGTCTATGAGGCAACTCTTAAAGGCTGGAAGTATACAGACAAGGCCCCACTAATTCCTTACTACTCACATAGACATGAACTGACCATACATGAAGGATGTGTAATGTGGGGAGTTCGTGTTGTTATTCCCACAAAGTTGCAATCAAGAGTACTAGATGAGCTGCATGAAGGCCATCTAGGCATAGTAAAAATGAAGTCACTTGCAAGGAGTTTTGTGTGGTGGCCAGGAATTGATCAACAAATAGAGCAACTAGCAAACAAGTGCATTGGATGTCAAGAGGTGCAGTCTATGCCACAACCAGCTCCAGTTCATCTGTGGGAATGGCCCTCTGCTCCTTGGCAACGTATACACATTGATTTTGCTGGACCATTTCTGGGACTGATGTTTTTCATTATTGTGGATGCTCATTCTAAATGGCCAGAGGTTTTCTGCATGAAGTCTACTAGTACATCATATACTATTGATATATTGAGAACCTTGTTTGCAAGAACTGGAATACCTGAACATATTGTTAGTGATAATGGTCCTCAATTCATTTCTGAAGAATTTCAATTGTTTATGAAACGCAATGGAATTAAACATTCTACTTCAAATCCATACCATCCTGCAACAAATGGTTTAGCTGAAAGATTTGTACAAACTATGAAACAGTCACTGCGGTCAATGGCACATGACAGTGGATCCCTGCAGCATAAACTGGCAAGGTTTTTGTTATCCTATCGGAATTCAATTCATACAACTACAAGCTGTACGCCTGCAATGTTATTTATGGGCCGTAATCTTAGGTTAGACTTGCTGAAACCAGATCTCAATCGTCATGTGAGAAACCAccaatttaaaatcaggggaggAGAGCGAAGAACCTTGCGGCAGCTTAGTGTTGGGCAAACCGTCTTGGCAAGGAACTACAGAGGGCCTAATAAATGGCTACGAGCAATTGTCACTGCTCAAAGAGGTCCATGCAGTTACACGGTAAAAGTGGCAGGCAATCTATATTGGCGTCGTCATATTGACCAGCTACGTAATACTGCAGTTACCACTGAGCAAAACCAGACACAAAGCCTTGTTGGAATTCCCTATACTAATGGGGTACCCCTTGAGCCCCAGATTGTGACATCACCAGAGGTAACAACCCTTGCAAGTCCAACCGAAATGGAGAGTACATACTCTGAAGCATCGGTGGTACCTGATTGTTCCGAGCACCAGTTTCCTTCCATAGAAGAAGGCAACATTTCTAGGCGTTACCCACAAAGAGAGCATCGACCTCCTGATAGACTTAACTTATAA